CGGGCCGGGGCCAATGGCCTGCCGGAACTGATGAGCGCCGTGCACGGTGTGAACTACTACGAGTTGGTGGCCCGCGAGGCCCTGGACCTGGATGTGGTCGGCGCCTGGGCGCGACGCGCGCCCTGGTCCGGCGCCGCCCTGGGAATGATGCTCACCGACCCCGACGCCCACGGCGTCGTGACCGCCGTGACGGTTCCCGCCGACCTGCCCGAGTGGGCGGTGGACCTGAGCCTGTTCCGCGGCCCGGGTGACCGGATCGATGGCTTCACCTCTTCCAACGACTGCCTCGGGCAGGTGGTGGTGCGCGGAGCGGACCTGGAGCAGTGCCGTCGCCGGGCGCAACAGATCGCCTCCCAGGTCGAGTTCAACCTTGAGGAGGCGTGATGAAGCGACTTGTGATCCTGGCCAATGCCTTCCCCTACGGCAACTGGGAGCCCTTCCTGTCCACCGAGCTGGAGTACCTGCGGGGATTCGACCGGGTGGACATCATGTCGCTGTCGGTGCGCGAGGAGCACCGCGGTAACGTACGTGAGCTGCCGGACGGGGTGAGGGCGCATCCAATCCCCTTCCGCTCACGCCTGTTCTATCTGCTGGGCTCCTTCCGGGTTCTGGGGGATCCCAACCTGTACCGGGAGTTGCGCGATCTGGCCCGCCGACGCCGACTCGCCCCTGGGCAGGTGGTGACCCTGTTCATCTTCCTCAGCCGCGCCCACCATGAGGCCGCCCAGATACGCCGCCTGCTGAATAAGGCCGGTGCCGAGCCGGACGATGAGGTGGTCTTCTACTCCTACCGCTTCGCCTACCAGCCCTACATGGCCGCCCGGCTGCGCCGCCGCTTCCGGCGCACCGCCTCCGTGGCACGCGCCCACCGCGCCGACCTGTACGAGGAGTACTCCCCCCGCGGCTATCTGCCGCTGCGGACGCAGACGGTGGCCGACCTGGACCGCATCTACCTGGTGGCCGACCACGGGCTGCGCTACCTGCTGGACCGGCACCCGGAGGCGGTGGGCAAGGCGGTGGTCTCCCGCCTGGGAACCACCGATCACGGCGTCCCTGCCGCGGTCCCGCCACGCCGGGAGGCGCTGCGGATCGTGTCCTGCTCGACGATCGTGCCCGTCAAGCGGCTGGACCTGCTCGTCGACGCGCTCGCCGGTACTTCCCTGCCGATCCAGTGGGATCACTTCGGGGAGGGAGAGCTGCATGAGCAGATCGATGCCCGCGCCGCCCAGAAGCTGGGTGAGAATGTGACGCTTACCTGGCGGGGCTTCGTACGCAATACCGACCTGGTCGAGGAGTACGTGCTCTCCCCCCGTCACCTGCTGGTCAATGTCTCCGCCTCCGAGGGGGTGCCGGTATCCATTATGGAGGCGCTGTCGGCGGGCATTCCGGTGATCGCCACCGACGTGGGCGGCACTGGAGAACTGGTACGCACCGGTGTCAACGGAATACTGCTGCCAGCTGATCCGACACCGGAACAGGTGCGCGGCGCCATTGAGAAGATCGCCGGACTGGATGAGGGCGCCTATGCGGCGCTGCGCTCAGGTGCTCGCCGCACCTGGGAGGACAACTGTGACGCGCGCGCACTGTACACCGACTTCGCCGGGGAACTGGCCGGCCTGCCGGATGAGGGGGCACCCCTGCGATCCGCCCGGCGCAAGGGGCGGGCATGAGTCCTGGCCGAGCGGGGGCGCGCACGGCGGTCGGCGGTCCTCGCCACCGTCGCCCCTACCTCACCTTGCCGGGTGGGTCTGTGCCCGGACTGGGGCTTGTAGGCGCCCTTTGCAACCTCGCAGTGGTGGCCTTGGCCCTGTTCACCCAGGCGTCGCCGTCCTGGACACTCATCCTATTGCTGTGGCTGAACGCGGTGCTATTCGCCGCCGCCCGCCTGGTGGAACGCACCATCCTGGCGGCTTTCCTGATGTCCTTCTTCGTACTGCTGCTCGGGCGGGAGATCACGATCGACTTCTTCCGCTACGAAACCAGCCAGGCGCCGCCGGGCCAGACCGAGCACCTGCAGCTGTGCCTGGCGCTGAGTCTGCTCGGTATCGTCGCCGGCGCCAGCGCCGTGAGCGCGCTGCAGGCCCGCAGGCGCCGTCCGCACATGCCATCAGAGGAGACGGGGCACGGCTACGCCGCTGCCGCCAGGCCCGGCGGCACTGTCCTGGCCGATCCATCGATCGTGCGCTGTCTGTTCTGGGTCACACTGGCCCTGTCCCTGATATCGGTGGCGCTACGGGCCCGCTACGTGCTGGCCAATGGCTACCTGTCCTATTACACGGATTTCTCCGATCTGGAGGATGCCTCCGGCTCGCTGTACGGGCTGCGGCGCATCGAGATCATGCTGCCACTGATGCTGACGATCTATCTGGGTCTGTTCCCACCCCGCCGCCAGGTGACGGCCGCCGCCACCGGTTGGGCGGCCTATCTGGTTCTGAGCCTGTTGACCGGGCAGCGTGGCACCTTCGTCGGCGGCGTGGTCATCATCCTCGCCTACTGGATCGTGCGCTCGCGCCAGGATCCTCCGGGCGCCTGGCGCATAGGCACAACGGGCCGGATCGTCGGAGCCATTGCCGTGCCGCTGATGGCCGCCGTGCTGGCGGCCGTGGAGTCGGCGCGTGGCGTCGGCGCGGTCGCCTCCGACACCGACGGCCGCAATCCGATCCTGCAACTGTTGTACGGGCAGGGCGTGAGCTCAACAGTGGTGCGCAACGCCTATGCCTACGCCGACTTCATACCCAGGGACTGGTACATGGGAGAGTTCCTGCATTCCGGGCTGCTAGCTCGGCTGCTGGGATACCAGGTCTATCACGGCAACACCGTGGAGCACGCCTTGCACGGCGGCTCCTTCACCCACGCCTTCGCCTACACCCTGCTGGGTCCGCAATACCTAAGCGGGCGCGGCACCGGCTCCTCATTCATCGCCGAGCTGTTCTACGACTACGGCTATGCGGGCGTGCTGGTGGGAGGGGCCGTGTACGGCGCCCTATGCGTCTGGGCGTGCCACCTGGTTAAGGGCCGGCCGCTGAGCAACGGCTTGCGCCTGATGATCGTGCCCGTCGTGCTGTGGGCGCCGCGCGGCAGCGCGACTGGCTTCCTGAGCACCTGGCTGACTCCCAGCGTGGTGGTGGCACTCGCAGCCGTGTCGATACTGTCACTGGCCGCGGCGCTCCTGCGCGAGGCGGACTCAGCCCGCCACCCGCACACCCATCGAGTTCGGTCGACGTAACCATCGAGTTCGGTCGACGTAACCATCGAGTTCGGTCGACATGACGCGCCCTTCACCTTCGGCGCGCACAGCGGTACCTTGACGCATCCCTTGCCAAGTGCTCATCAGTCGGCGACATGCCTGCCCCGCCGCCGGGGCGCGAACCCCGGCAACGCATGCCGATGCACATACCCGTACAGGGCCAGGGTCGCGTAAACCGCCACCAGCGCTGGCGGGGGCCCGCCTGCAGCCACTGCCGCCAGGAAGACGGCGCATACCAGCAGCTCGGTGAGGGTGTCCAGGAGGATGGGCACTTCAATGAGCCGGTTTATCAATACTTCCGAGGCGATCGACCGGACCGCTGAGACCACGGCGATCAGGAACACGGCCGCCGTCGCCGACCCCCACAGGTAAACCGTCCACCAGGTACCCACCACCGCCAGCCCCAAGCAGGCCACGTTGATCACGGCCATCAGCCGTTCCCGCCGCATCACCTTCAAGAACACCACCGACAGTCCGCGACTCTTGGTCTCATACACGCTCAGAGGGAACAGCAGGGCCAGGAAGAAGATCGCCTGCGCGTAGTTGGGCAGCCATGCCCGCAACGCCCACGCCAATGGGAAGTAGAGCCCGAGCATGAGCACCAGCGGAGTGACGAACCGCGAGCGCAGGGCGGCGTAGGCCTCGGCGTAGCGTCCACGATCCAGATTGCTCAGATGCGGGTACACCGAGATCGACACGGAGTTGACCAGGACCATGAACATGGTGGTGAACTGAAAGGCCAGGGACACCTGGGCGAACATCTCGATGCCCCAGTGATCCTCAACCGCCCAGCGCACCACGAAGGTGATCAGGGCGGCGGCCAGGTTGGACACCAGCACAAACATGCCCGCCCCGCAGTCGGCTAAGAACTCCCGGGTGGCCTGCCAGCTAAGGTCCGGGCGGCTCAGAAACACACCGCGGGCTATGAGCACCGCGATCACCAGGCCCAGGGCCTTGCCCAGCGCGTCAAAGATGATGAACACGATGACTTCGCGCACACCCACCAGCAGGGCGCCACCGACGCCGATGAATGTCACCAGCCGCTCCGCCACTGTGCCCAGCGCGAAGGCCCGCGCCCGGCCGGCGATCTGCAGGACCACGGTCACCAGCGTGCGCGGCACGTAGAACAGTGCCCCCGCCCCCGCCAGCACCAGAATCAGCGCCCGCTGCTGCTCCGGGGCGCGGGCCCACACCCATACCGCCAGGCCGACACAGGCGGCCAGGTCCAGAGCGAACAGCCGGATCAAACCCGCGGACAGGCGCCGTTTGGGCATGTCCGCCCAACGCTTACCGCCCAGGCGCAGGTACACGCCGTCGGTGTAGCCGAAGGTCACGTAGCCGAAGTACATGACGTACAGCTGGTACAACTGCCACAGTCCATAGTCGGCCACGGAGATGATCCGCGGCAGCACGAGCGTCAGCAACGCCGCGGAGAGCATGTACAGGATGTTGCCAACCAGGACCCAGGGCAGGCCCCGGGTCAGGCTGCGGCCGGTGGGGGAGGCGGTGGACACAGAGATTCTCCTCACGTGTCATCGCGGCGGGGCGCAGACGGATTCAGGGCGCCAGTCTGCGATGACCTGCCCCATGCTGGCCTGCACGCACCGTGCTCGTCAAACGGTTGGTGTTTGACCCGCGCCGGTTTTGCGTCTTAAATGTCATTGGCCCTCGTTCCGCATTCTTGACGTTGAAGCCGCGTCAGAGTCTCTTCTACGCGTTCGACGTTGCGGCGGGCGCGGGGGTGCCGCCCTGAGTCCTGGGTCGGTCTCCAGCCAAGAGATACGTGACCAATCATGCGACCGAATACATCCGCCCCTGAAAGACAAGCGCTACTACTACCCGTCATCGACACCGTGTTCTGGCTGCTGGGGGCCTTCCTGGCTTGCCAGCTGCACGGTGACGCCTTCGCCTCCTCCGCCGCCCTGACCGTCCTGGCCTGTGCCGCCGTGGGCAGCGCCGTCAGCCTGTGCCTGGGCTACCTGTGGCTGCTGACCTACCGGCGTCGCTACCACGTGGGCTCATTCGATGAGACCGCTGCCATCGCCACGCAGTTCGCCGTATCCGCGCTGGTGATGCTGGGCGTGGCTGCAGTCTGGGCCGCCGCCACCGGCAGCCCCCTGCGCACGCTCACGCTCGCCGCCGTCGTCGCCCTGGCGCTGCTGGCCGCGCTTACGGCCCGCTTCGCGGTACGACTGGTGACCACCTACCAGGCCTCCCAGTACTACCGGCGCGTCGCCCGTGGTCAGGACCGCATGATCGTCGTCGGCGCGGGCCGGGTGGGGCAGCAGATCATTTACCTGACCAAGTTCGACGCCGCCTCGCCCTTCAACCCTGTGGGCCTGGTTGACGACGATCCGGCCAAACGCAACCTGCGGATCCTGGGGGTGCCGGTGCGCGGCACCGTGGACGATCTCATTGACGTTTGCGCCGACGCCTCGGCCGCCACGGTGGTGATCGCCGTGGCCGACTTCCCCGCCGACCGCCTCAAGGCGGTGACCACCAGCTGCGCCGAGCACGGCATCCGTGTGATGACCATCGTGCCCGTCCGCCAGCTGGCGCGCCGCGCCTTGCAGATCTCCGACATTCGGGAGATCGACCTGGCGGAGGTGCTCGGACGCCGCGAGATCCACACCGATGTCTCTCAGATCGCCAGCTATCTGTCCGGACGCACCGTCCTGGTCACTGGTGCCGGCGGCTCGATCGGTTCGGAGCTCGCCCGCCAGATTCATCGCTTCGGCCCCAGGGAGCTGGTGCTGCTGGACCGCGACGAGTCGGCCCTGCATTCCGTGCAGCTGGACATCTACGGCAAGGGCCTGCTCGATACCCGAGATATGGTGCTGTGTGACATCCGTGACCGTGCTGCGCTGGATTCCGTCTTCGCCGAGCATCGCCCGGAGGTGGTCTTCCACGCGGCGGCGCTCAAGCACCTGCCGATGCTGGAGATGTATCCGGAGGAGGGTTGGAAGACTAATGCGTTGGGCTCACGCAACGTGCTCGAGCTGGCGCTGAAGTACGACGTACAGACCCTGGTCAACATCTCCACCGACAAGGCGGCCGACCCCACTTCGGTGCTCGGCCGCACCAAGCTGGCCGCCGAGCGCATGACGACGGCGACCGCCAGGCAGTGCGGTCGACGCTTCGTCTCGGTGCGTTTCGGCAATGTTCTGGGGTCCCGCGGCTCCATGCTGTGGACCTTCAAGCGCCAGATCGAGGAGGGAGGGCCGGTCACGGTCACTCACCCGGATGTGGAGCGCTTCTTCATGACCATCCCGGAGGCTTGCGAGCTGGTGCTGCAAGCCGGGTCCTTTGGCCGCCCGGGCGACACCATGGTCCTGGATATGGGCGAGCCGGTGAGAATCGTCGATGTCGCCCGCCGACTGATCGCCCAGTCCGGCAAGGAGGTCGACATCGAGTTCACCGGTCTGCGACCGGGAGAGAAGCTCTCCGAGGAGCTGGTCGGGCGCTCCGAGCACGGTGAACGCCCCTTCCACCCGCTTGTCAGCCACGTACGGGTCACTCAGCAGTCGTTGCAGGAGATTGAGGAGCTCCATGCCTGGGCGGTGGGAGAGGATCCACTGGCCGGTCTCGACACCGACCGCGCCTCGGTGGTGGCCTCCACCGCCCCGGTTTCTGATGCGCCCGCCGACGTGGACGTCGACGCCGTCCAGGTCCCCGACTCCGCGGAGGCGCTGCGATGATCCCCTTCTCCCCGCCCACCCTCACCGAGGAAGACATCAGTACGGTGGTGGAGGTGTTGCGCTCCGGCTGGATCACCTCCGGCCCGGTTGGCCGCCGCTTCGAGGAGCGGCTGACCCAGTGGGCCGGCACCACCGAGGCGGTGGCGCTCAGTTCCGCGACCGCCGCCCTGGAGTTGGCACTGCGCGCCGCCGGCGTTGGACCGGGCGATGAGGTGGTGGTGCCCGCTTACACCTACACGGCGTCGGCCTCCGTGATTGATCACGTGGGCGCGAAGATCGTCATGGTCGACTCCGAACCGGGCACCCCCTTCCCCGGAGTCGAACGTATCGCCGCCGCCGTGACTGATCGCACACGTGCGGTGATTACCGTGGACCTGGCCGGGATCCCCTTCGACTCCCGCCCGCTCGCCGACCTGCTGGACGGGCGCGGCCGGATCGATTCCGGGCTGGGCGCCTCGCTGGGCCGTCCGGTGATCATCTCGGACTCGGCGCACTCGCTGGGCGCATCGCTGGGGCAGACGCCCGCAGGCTCCTTGGCGGACCTGACCGCGTTCTCCTTCCACGCCGTGAAGAACTTGACGACGGCGGAGGGCGGGGCGCTGACCTGGCGTTCCGATCTGCCTACCGACCGTGAGGCACTCGTCCACTGGGTTCGCACC
This genomic stretch from Actinomyces qiguomingii harbors:
- a CDS encoding glycosyltransferase, with the protein product MKRLVILANAFPYGNWEPFLSTELEYLRGFDRVDIMSLSVREEHRGNVRELPDGVRAHPIPFRSRLFYLLGSFRVLGDPNLYRELRDLARRRRLAPGQVVTLFIFLSRAHHEAAQIRRLLNKAGAEPDDEVVFYSYRFAYQPYMAARLRRRFRRTASVARAHRADLYEEYSPRGYLPLRTQTVADLDRIYLVADHGLRYLLDRHPEAVGKAVVSRLGTTDHGVPAAVPPRREALRIVSCSTIVPVKRLDLLVDALAGTSLPIQWDHFGEGELHEQIDARAAQKLGENVTLTWRGFVRNTDLVEEYVLSPRHLLVNVSASEGVPVSIMEALSAGIPVIATDVGGTGELVRTGVNGILLPADPTPEQVRGAIEKIAGLDEGAYAALRSGARRTWEDNCDARALYTDFAGELAGLPDEGAPLRSARRKGRA
- a CDS encoding O-antigen polysaccharide polymerase Wzy family protein, with product MSPGRAGARTAVGGPRHRRPYLTLPGGSVPGLGLVGALCNLAVVALALFTQASPSWTLILLLWLNAVLFAAARLVERTILAAFLMSFFVLLLGREITIDFFRYETSQAPPGQTEHLQLCLALSLLGIVAGASAVSALQARRRRPHMPSEETGHGYAAAARPGGTVLADPSIVRCLFWVTLALSLISVALRARYVLANGYLSYYTDFSDLEDASGSLYGLRRIEIMLPLMLTIYLGLFPPRRQVTAAATGWAAYLVLSLLTGQRGTFVGGVVIILAYWIVRSRQDPPGAWRIGTTGRIVGAIAVPLMAAVLAAVESARGVGAVASDTDGRNPILQLLYGQGVSSTVVRNAYAYADFIPRDWYMGEFLHSGLLARLLGYQVYHGNTVEHALHGGSFTHAFAYTLLGPQYLSGRGTGSSFIAELFYDYGYAGVLVGGAVYGALCVWACHLVKGRPLSNGLRLMIVPVVLWAPRGSATGFLSTWLTPSVVVALAAVSILSLAAALLREADSARHPHTHRVRST
- a CDS encoding lipopolysaccharide biosynthesis protein, whose amino-acid sequence is MSTASPTGRSLTRGLPWVLVGNILYMLSAALLTLVLPRIISVADYGLWQLYQLYVMYFGYVTFGYTDGVYLRLGGKRWADMPKRRLSAGLIRLFALDLAACVGLAVWVWARAPEQQRALILVLAGAGALFYVPRTLVTVVLQIAGRARAFALGTVAERLVTFIGVGGALLVGVREVIVFIIFDALGKALGLVIAVLIARGVFLSRPDLSWQATREFLADCGAGMFVLVSNLAAALITFVVRWAVEDHWGIEMFAQVSLAFQFTTMFMVLVNSVSISVYPHLSNLDRGRYAEAYAALRSRFVTPLVLMLGLYFPLAWALRAWLPNYAQAIFFLALLFPLSVYETKSRGLSVVFLKVMRRERLMAVINVACLGLAVVGTWWTVYLWGSATAAVFLIAVVSAVRSIASEVLINRLIEVPILLDTLTELLVCAVFLAAVAAGGPPPALVAVYATLALYGYVHRHALPGFAPRRRGRHVAD
- a CDS encoding polysaccharide biosynthesis protein; translated protein: MRPNTSAPERQALLLPVIDTVFWLLGAFLACQLHGDAFASSAALTVLACAAVGSAVSLCLGYLWLLTYRRRYHVGSFDETAAIATQFAVSALVMLGVAAVWAAATGSPLRTLTLAAVVALALLAALTARFAVRLVTTYQASQYYRRVARGQDRMIVVGAGRVGQQIIYLTKFDAASPFNPVGLVDDDPAKRNLRILGVPVRGTVDDLIDVCADASAATVVIAVADFPADRLKAVTTSCAEHGIRVMTIVPVRQLARRALQISDIREIDLAEVLGRREIHTDVSQIASYLSGRTVLVTGAGGSIGSELARQIHRFGPRELVLLDRDESALHSVQLDIYGKGLLDTRDMVLCDIRDRAALDSVFAEHRPEVVFHAAALKHLPMLEMYPEEGWKTNALGSRNVLELALKYDVQTLVNISTDKAADPTSVLGRTKLAAERMTTATARQCGRRFVSVRFGNVLGSRGSMLWTFKRQIEEGGPVTVTHPDVERFFMTIPEACELVLQAGSFGRPGDTMVLDMGEPVRIVDVARRLIAQSGKEVDIEFTGLRPGEKLSEELVGRSEHGERPFHPLVSHVRVTQQSLQEIEELHAWAVGEDPLAGLDTDRASVVASTAPVSDAPADVDVDAVQVPDSAEALR
- a CDS encoding DegT/DnrJ/EryC1/StrS family aminotransferase, producing MIPFSPPTLTEEDISTVVEVLRSGWITSGPVGRRFEERLTQWAGTTEAVALSSATAALELALRAAGVGPGDEVVVPAYTYTASASVIDHVGAKIVMVDSEPGTPFPGVERIAAAVTDRTRAVITVDLAGIPFDSRPLADLLDGRGRIDSGLGASLGRPVIISDSAHSLGASLGQTPAGSLADLTAFSFHAVKNLTTAEGGALTWRSDLPTDREALVHWVRTYSLHGQTKDALAKSQGSSWEYDVIAPAYKCNMPDTLAALGLSQLDRYAQSLERRRELLAGYAEHLAGTGVKLLPHDGEGVVSSGHLAIAALPVAEVSERNWIIQDLYAAGVSANVHYKPLPLLTAYRKLGFDIADFPNAYDFYAKELTLPLHLALSDADVKQVCGALASALRRA